A genomic window from Gammaproteobacteria bacterium includes:
- a CDS encoding PIN domain-containing protein → MIYAYDLDAANKRDRAVAVVKDLWETESGIISTQVLKEFYVNVIQKIPTPLSRAKARGVLNAYVVWPMETIRPDTIMLASEFQERHQLSFWDAMIVIAAVQGGAEIPMSEDLNHGQIIEGIRIENPFMT, encoded by the coding sequence CTGATTTACGCCTACGATCTGGACGCCGCGAACAAACGAGACCGTGCGGTTGCGGTGGTGAAAGACCTGTGGGAAACAGAATCCGGCATTATCAGCACGCAAGTCCTGAAAGAGTTCTATGTAAACGTCATACAAAAGATTCCAACGCCACTTTCACGCGCGAAAGCCCGAGGTGTGCTGAATGCTTATGTCGTATGGCCGATGGAAACTATTCGACCGGACACCATCATGCTGGCTTCCGAATTTCAGGAACGTCACCAGTTGTCATTCTGGGACGCCATGATCGTAATCGCTGCCGTTCAGGGCGGGGCGGAAATTCCTATGAGTGAAGACTTGAACCACGGGCAGATTATTGAAGGGATTCGAATCGAAAATCCGTTTATGACGTAG